The genome window GTGAGAGCGACCCGCAGACCAGCGCGCTCCCCGCAGCCCGCGCGAGCGCGATTCTGCGGAAGGAGATCCCCCGTTCCTTCAGAAAATCGAAATCGCCCGAAAGACCCACAGCGCGCGCCTTCTCCTGAAGATGGAAGATCGCGAAAGCCGCGATGCACAGGACGGCCAGGACCGCCCGGAAGAAAACGCTCGACCATCCGGCGGCGCGCAGGAGCGACGGGAGGGATTCCGCTCCGAGGAGGACCATTTCCACTTCGGGGAGCGGCTTCAATGCCGCCTCCACGGCGCGGATATCAGCCTCGGCGAACCGGTCGCGGCGCACGCGTACCTCGATGTAGCCGGGGAGAGGGCTCGCGCCCGCCGTCCGCAGCGACTCGAGACCGGGATAGGCATCGAGGAATTCCTTCCACGAGGTTTCCGGGTCCTTGTACGCTGCGGAGCCAACCCCCGGCAAGGACGCCGCTTTCTTCGCGATCCCTTCCCCTTCAGCCGCCGAAACGGAAGACCGGAGCACCGCGGTGACGGTCCAGCGTTCGGAAAGGTACCGGTACGGCCCGCCGGACAGGATCATCACGGTGAAATATCCGCTCAGCAGCAGAAGCAGGAGGAACCTGCTCACGCACTCCCGCAGGAAAGAACGCGGCATCAGCGTTGCGTCGATCCGCCAGAGAGGGATGCGGCTCACGGTTCGCCTTCCCGCGAACCGGAGATCCGGAACAGGCGGAACGGCCCCTTTGCCGTTCCTTCCGCCCAGGCCGCCTTCCAGCGATCGGGGAACGATCTCTCCGCAAGCACGATCGTCTTTCCTTCGCGCGCCAGTGCACGGAACAACCCCCCCAGCATGTCAGTCCACTCGGCTCCCGCATTCGCGACCAGCATGTCCGCGAAAAGATACTTCGGATCGCGGAACAGCTCCGACGCCAACGCGACCCTTGCTTTTTCCGTCGTCGAAAGAAAGGAAAGCTCGCGGTCCCGTATTCCTTCAAGGCCCATCAGCCCCAGCAATTCCTCGCGCCGCCGCTCCCGTTCATCCGCCGTGATCCGATCCCCGGCGGTTCCCGATAGAAGGAAGAGATCCCGGACCGTTCGGCCCGTGATCATGGGGAAACATTCGGAGACCGCGCCGGAAGCGGCCCGGAACGCGACTGCCGCCTCCGGGCTCTCGCGATAAACGGACGTCCCGCCCGCAACGACGTCTCCCGCGTCCGGCCGCCGCTCCCCCCTGAGGATTTTCATCAGGAGAGTTTTCCCGCTGCCGGCGGGACCGCAGACGACGCATGCCTCCCCGTCGCCGAAGGACATGTCGAGCCCTTCCCAGAGCGTTTTGCCGCCGACGGCCGCTCCGACCTGGAACGCCTCGATCATTTCGCGAAGGGGCCTTTCGCTGCGGATTCGAACGCTCCCGAAAACAGTTTGCGCATTTCCTCGAGGTGCTGCGCCTTCATGCGCGCGCGGAGGGCGTCGTGCCATTCCGGCCGGTCAAGGAGATCTTCGTAGGACTGCCGCACGGTATCGAGGATGACGCCGCCAAGGAATGTGTGCGTGATGATCTGCGGATTGTCCTTCCCCCCGTCCTCCGTTTGTATATGGTAAACCTTCCCCTTGTGCTTCAGGTTGTGATTGAACCCCGACAGCATGCGGACGCGCTGTTTCATCGCTGTTCCCCCGCGCCTCAAAGCGTAACGCGGGATACCTCCTCTATCCCGCTTCCGAGAAACGCCTCACCGACGCGGGCGAAATGCTCCGGATCATCGGTGACGAGGAAAATCCTCTCCGTCTTTCCTCCTTCCCGTTTGATGCCGCTTTCGGAAATCAAGGTATCCACGACCCTGGCCGCCTCCTCCCCCGAATCGATGAGGATGGTGCCGTCCCCCAGGAACCCGCCGATCGGTTTCTTCAACACTGGGTAGTGCGTGCAGCCGAGTATCAGGGCATCCGGCGGGTCCGCGCGGAACGGGGCAAGATACTCCGCGATCACGTCGCGGGTAACCGCCTTCTCCAGCCACCCTTCCTCCGCCAGCGAGACGAGCAGCGGACACGGCCGGCAAAGGATCCTCGCCTGCGGCACCGCATGCCGTAGAGCCTGCTCGTATGCCCCCGAGCGGATCGTTCCGGAGGTTCCGATCACCCCGATCGAGTCCCGTTTCGGCAATCCCGCGATGCGGCGAACGCAGGGATCGATCATTCCCACGACCGGGATCTTGTAGATTTTTCGCAGGGTGGGCAGCGCCAGCGAGGAAGCCGTGTTGCAGGCAACCACGAGCATTTTGATGTCGTAGCGCGTTATGAGGAAATTGGCGATCTCGACGGAATAGCGGGCGATCGTCTCCCCCGATTTCGTGCCGTACGGAACCCGCGCGGTGTCGCCGAGATATACGAATCTTTCCCCGGGAATTATCCGCGTGAGCTCCCTCAGAACGGACAGTCCCCCTACCCCCGAGTCGAACACGCCGACAGGCCTATCCACGTCGTCTCCTAAGACTTTGATTTTACTAACTTAAAACGCTATACTGTGAATGTCAACAAAAGCCCCTTTATAAAGAGGCGCCGATGGGCGAATTATTGGACTTCCTGACAAGCGCAAAGCTGATGGACCTGGCCACGGATCCGAGGGTCCTCTTCCTTGCGGCCGTGGTCTTCATCGCCGCTGTATTGTTGCGTTCCAAATTCGTCCTGCTCCTGCTTTTCGCCGTCGGAGGGGTGCTTGCCGTCATCCGTTACTCGAACCTCGATTCTGGGGCGGCCGTCATGGACAAGCAGATGCTCACCGTGGTCGGGGGTATCCTGGCCGTCGCGGTGGTGCTTATCTACTTTCTCTTCATCCGTGGAGATTGATCCTGCGGGTAGGTTTCACCACAACCATCCCGGTTGAAATCCTCTTCGCCGGCGGACACAAGCCGGTAGATCTCAACAATAGATTCATCACGTCGCGCAGGCCGCAGGATTATCTGCGCGCCGCGGAATCGGACGGATTCCCGCGGAACTGCTGCGGCTGGATCAAGGGAATTTACGGCGTCGCGCGCAAGCACCGGTTCAGGGACGTGATTGCGGTAACACAGGGAGATTGCAGTTTCACGCAGGCATTGATGGAAGTCCTTTCCTACCGGGGCGTCAGCGTCGTCCCTTTCGCTTTCCCGTTCGATCGCGATCCCGATCTTCTCTCCCTGGAACTGCGAAAGCTGTCGCGCCGCTTCGGCACCACCGTCCCGCGCGCCGAGTCCTGGAGAAAAAAGCTGGACGTCATCCGCGGAATCGTCCGGGAAATCGACAGGCTCACCTGGGAGGAAGGAAAGATAACAGGAGAGGAA of Deltaproteobacteria bacterium contains these proteins:
- a CDS encoding ATP-binding cassette domain-containing protein, which codes for MIEAFQVGAAVGGKTLWEGLDMSFGDGEACVVCGPAGSGKTLLMKILRGERRPDAGDVVAGGTSVYRESPEAAVAFRAASGAVSECFPMITGRTVRDLFLLSGTAGDRITADERERRREELLGLMGLEGIRDRELSFLSTTEKARVALASELFRDPKYLFADMLVANAGAEWTDMLGGLFRALAREGKTIVLAERSFPDRWKAAWAEGTAKGPFRLFRISGSREGEP
- a CDS encoding glutamate racemase; amino-acid sequence: MDRPVGVFDSGVGGLSVLRELTRIIPGERFVYLGDTARVPYGTKSGETIARYSVEIANFLITRYDIKMLVVACNTASSLALPTLRKIYKIPVVGMIDPCVRRIAGLPKRDSIGVIGTSGTIRSGAYEQALRHAVPQARILCRPCPLLVSLAEEGWLEKAVTRDVIAEYLAPFRADPPDALILGCTHYPVLKKPIGGFLGDGTILIDSGEEAARVVDTLISESGIKREGGKTERIFLVTDDPEHFARVGEAFLGSGIEEVSRVTL